Proteins encoded by one window of Halomonas sp. SH5A2:
- a CDS encoding MarR family winged helix-turn-helix transcriptional regulator: protein MADAPTCSELELDNQLCFALYSTSLMMTKVYKPLLKELGLTYPQYLAMLVLWQEDGITVSTLSKRLLTDPGSVTPLLKRLEADQLLIRKRSHQDERVVELFLTQRGRSMREQARHIPSCVVNASDQSIEALTQLKEDLVKLRDKLQNTQ from the coding sequence ATGGCCGACGCCCCGACCTGCAGTGAACTGGAGCTTGATAACCAGCTTTGTTTCGCGCTCTATTCCACATCCTTGATGATGACCAAGGTCTATAAACCGCTACTCAAAGAGTTAGGGCTCACTTACCCTCAATATCTTGCAATGCTGGTGTTGTGGCAGGAAGACGGCATTACCGTCAGTACGTTGAGCAAGCGCTTACTCACTGACCCCGGCTCGGTCACTCCCCTGCTTAAACGTCTCGAAGCCGACCAGCTGTTGATCAGAAAGCGTAGCCACCAGGATGAGCGGGTGGTAGAGCTGTTTCTGACCCAGCGTGGCCGGTCGATGCGCGAACAGGCGCGTCATATCCCTAGCTGCGTCGTCAATGCCAGCGACCAGTCCATCGAGGCACTGACCCAACTCAAAGAAGACCTGGTCAAACTCCGCGATAAATTACAAAACACCCAATAA
- a CDS encoding organic hydroperoxide resistance protein — MSIETIAYRAHATATGGREGHAKSSDGALSVKLSTPKELGGPGGDGTNPEQLFAAGYSACFLGALKHVASQEKVKLPDDTQIDGHVGIGAIPTGFGIEVELKISLPGLEKETAQQLVDKAHVVCPYSNATRGNIDVTLTLV; from the coding sequence ATGTCGATTGAAACGATTGCCTACCGTGCCCACGCAACTGCTACTGGCGGCCGCGAGGGCCATGCCAAATCGTCCGACGGCGCCTTGAGCGTCAAGCTCAGCACACCTAAAGAACTGGGCGGCCCCGGCGGAGACGGCACCAACCCCGAACAGCTGTTTGCGGCGGGTTATTCGGCCTGCTTCTTAGGTGCCCTAAAGCATGTTGCCAGCCAAGAAAAAGTTAAGTTGCCAGACGATACCCAAATTGACGGCCATGTCGGCATTGGGGCTATTCCGACCGGTTTTGGTATTGAAGTGGAGCTAAAAATCAGCCTGCCAGGGCTTGAAAAAGAGACCGCCCAACAACTGGTTGATAAAGCCCATGTTGTCTGTCCCTACTCCAACGCGACACGCGGTAATATCGACGTCACACTCACACTGGTATAA
- the yghU gene encoding glutathione-dependent disulfide-bond oxidoreductase, whose product MSEDTYTPPRVWQWEPGNGGKFANINRPVAGATHDKPLPVGKHPLQLYSLATPNGVKVTVMLEELLEKGIEGAEYDAHLIQIGEGDQFSSGFVEVNPNSKIPALMDHSSNPPQRVFESGAILLYLAEKFNAFLPADPAKRTECLSWLFWQMGSAPLLGGGFGHFYAYAPESYQYPIDRYTMEVKRQLDVLDRHLAENRFMAGDEYTIADMAIHPWYGALVKNRVYEAAEFLEAHTYKNVLRWTEEIDERPAVKRGRMVNRTWGEPHEQLHERHDASDFELRTQDKQ is encoded by the coding sequence ATGAGCGAAGACACCTACACCCCACCGCGCGTATGGCAATGGGAACCCGGCAACGGCGGCAAATTTGCCAACATTAACCGCCCTGTTGCGGGCGCAACGCATGACAAACCGCTGCCGGTTGGTAAACACCCTCTACAGCTTTATTCACTGGCCACCCCCAACGGGGTGAAAGTCACCGTGATGCTCGAAGAGCTGCTGGAAAAAGGCATTGAGGGGGCTGAATACGATGCCCACCTGATCCAGATTGGTGAAGGCGATCAATTTAGCAGCGGTTTTGTCGAGGTGAACCCCAACTCGAAAATTCCCGCGCTAATGGATCACAGCTCGAATCCGCCTCAGCGTGTGTTTGAATCCGGTGCCATCCTGCTTTACCTGGCCGAGAAATTTAACGCCTTCTTGCCCGCTGACCCGGCTAAACGCACCGAGTGTTTGTCCTGGTTATTCTGGCAAATGGGCAGCGCGCCGCTACTCGGTGGCGGTTTCGGCCATTTTTACGCGTACGCACCGGAAAGCTACCAGTACCCGATCGATCGCTACACCATGGAAGTAAAGCGCCAGCTTGATGTGCTCGACCGCCACCTGGCGGAAAACCGCTTCATGGCGGGGGATGAGTACACGATAGCCGATATGGCGATTCACCCCTGGTATGGCGCGTTGGTTAAAAACCGGGTCTACGAGGCGGCCGAATTCCTGGAAGCGCACACCTACAAGAACGTGCTGCGCTGGACGGAAGAAATTGATGAGCGCCCCGCCGTTAAACGCGGTCGTATGGTCAACCGCACCTGGGGTGAGCCCCACGAGCAGTTACATGAGCGCCACGACGCCAGTGACTTTGAACTGCGTACCCAGGACAAGCAATAA
- a CDS encoding DUF2798 domain-containing protein produces MIDPKYSQLLFTFLMALFMSCVMSLVITLYNVGVIDGIVMIWLKAWLFAFVVALPVINLVLPIVRRLVAFLVKKPHG; encoded by the coding sequence ATGATTGACCCCAAATATAGCCAGCTGCTGTTTACCTTTTTGATGGCGCTGTTCATGTCATGCGTTATGTCGCTGGTGATCACGCTTTACAACGTCGGCGTCATCGACGGTATTGTGATGATCTGGCTCAAAGCCTGGCTGTTTGCCTTTGTCGTTGCACTGCCGGTTATTAACCTGGTGTTACCCATTGTGCGCAGGCTGGTGGCCTTTCTGGTTAAAAAGCCTCATGGCTAA